A genomic segment from Necator americanus strain Aroian chromosome III, whole genome shotgun sequence encodes:
- a CDS encoding hypothetical protein (NECATOR_CHRIII.G10816.T6), whose translation MGLLWPDGRWKTLRNRPSASQDFHYSGVDKMSELVGGWWAEEGKASKTLFIGMALLDLKAAEAMSDVGVKFDLPSTPSPEEEVFLPPAPLLAGAHVAGLQSYREKYRSSINNSDAFWKSVAEELHFSQGTSKGLEWNFDAKRGDVFCRFMDGAKTNISYNCLERNIKRGYGNKVAYIWEGNEPSDGFKITYSELHSQVVNFSAVLRGHGVRKGDVVALYLPMITELAVAMLACARIGAMHSVVFAGFSASSLGARIIDANCCVLVTADGFFRGKKYINLKGIASEAVRIASEGGVNMKSVIIVSHQKRVTVPEGCDSPKEIAMGPNDFNYTVEMAKYKDVNSPVEWMDAESPLFLLYTSGSTGKPKGIQHSTAGYMVYAYFTTKCSFDAHPDEDVYWCTADCGWITGHTYLLYGPLMNGLTSVWFEGVPTHPAPDRMWAVTDKYQVNKLYTSPTAIRALMAMGDEHVKKHSRASLELLGTVGEPINPAAWKWLYNVVGNEKCAIVDTFWQTETGGHMITPLPGATPMKPGSATFPFFGVNPVILDSEGRVIEGPGEGNLCFDRAWPGMLRTVFGDHDRFIKTYFAPFNGYYFTGDGARRDEDGYLWITGRVDDLMNVSGHLLSTAEIESALVAHDKVAEAAVVAAPHDIKGSFPYAFVTLNNGEKMSPSLALELKNMVRKKIGAIAVPEVIQSAPGLPKTRSGKLIS comes from the exons GCGTTGCTAGACTTAAAAGCAGCCGAAGCTATGTCCGACGTCGGTGTGAAGTTCGACCTTCCCTCTACTCCCTCTCCTGAAGAGGAG GTATTCCTACCCCCTGCACCTCTTCTTGCTGGAGCACATGTCGCTGGACTTCAATCCTACCGTGAGAAGTATCGATCCTCCATCAACAATTCTGATGCCTTCTGGAAAAGTGTGGCAGAGGAACTTCATTTCTCGCAAGGAACTTCCAAG GGATTGGAGTGGAATTTTGATGCGAAGAGAGGTGATGTGTTTTGCCGCTTCATGGATGGAGCAAAGACAAATATTTCTTACAACTGTCTAGAACGTAACATAAAGCGTGGTTATGGCAATAAG GTTGCCTACATTTGGGAAGGAAACGAACCCTCTGACGGATTCAAAATCACCTACAGCGAACTCCACTCCCAG GTTGTCAATTTTTCCGCTGTTTTACGAGGTCATGGTGTACGGAAAGGAGATGTTGTAGCCCTTTACCTCCCAATGATCACTGAGTTAGCTGTGGCAATGCTTGCATGTGCCCGAATTG GGGCCATGCATTCGGTGGTTTTTGCTGGCTTTTCCGCCTCTTCCTTAGGTGCAAGAATTATTGATGCCAA TTGCTGTGTCCTCGTAACTGCTGATGGATTCTTCCGAGGCAAGAAATATATAAATCTGAAGGGAATTGCTAGTGAAGCTGTAAGAATAGCATCGGAAGGTGGTGTGAACATGAAATCTGTCATCATCGTCTCTCATCAAAAACGTGTAACTGTTCCGGAAGGTTGCGACTCTCCCAAG GAAATAGCGATGGGACCCAATGATTTTAACTATACTGTAGAAATGGCCAAATATAAAGACGTTAATTCGCCTGTGGAGTGGATGGATGCAGAAAgccctctttttttgttgtatacGTC CGGTTCAACAGGAAAACCAAAGGGAATTCAACATTCGACCGCTGGTTACATGGTGTATGCTTATTTCACGACAAAGTGCAGCTTTGATGCACATCCAGACGAAGACGTCTACTGGTGTACAGCCGACTGTGGTTGGATAACTGGGCACAC GTATTTGTTGTATGGTCCATTGATGAATGGCTTAACTAGCGTATGGTTTGAAGGTGTGCCGACCCATCCTGCCCCCGATAGGATGTGGGCGGTTACCGACAAGTACCAG GTGAACAAACTCTACACTTCGCCCACGGCCATACGCGCCTTGATGGCAATGGGAGACGAGCATGttaaaaa GCATTCACGTGCTTCTTTGGAACTTTTGGGAACAGTGGGTGAGCCTATTAATCCTGCGGCTTGGAAATGGCTTTACAATGTGGTAGGCAATGAGAAATGCGCCATCGTGGACACATTCTGGCAGACCGAAACA GGAGGGCACATGATAACACCATTGCCTGGTGCTACTCCAATGAAGCCTGGATCTGcaacatttcctttctttggaGTCAATCCAGTCATTCTCGACTCTGAAGGACGTGTCATCGAAGGACCTGGTGAAGGAAATCTCTGTTTCGATAGAGCATGGCCAGGAATGCTCCGCACTGTGTTTGGCGATCATGACAG GTTCATCAAGACGTACTTCGCACCATTCAATGGGTATTATTTTACTGGTGATGGCGCACGTCGTGATGAAGATGGATACTTGTGGATAACAGGTCGCGTTGATGATTTAATGAATGTTTCTGGTCATCTACTGTCCACTGCCGAAATCGAAAGCGCGTTGGTGGCACATGATAAG GTTGCCGAAGCAGCGGTTGTCGCTGCTCCCCATGACATCAAAGGCTCGTTCCCGTACGCGTTTGTGACTCTGAACAACGGTGAGAAAATGAGTCCTTCGCTGGCTCTGGAGCTGAAGAACATGGTGCGTAAGAAAATTGGAGCCATTGCGGTGCCCGAAGTGATCCAGTCAGCCCCTGGTCTGCCAAAAACTCGTTCTGGAAAG CTCATTTCATAA
- a CDS encoding hypothetical protein (NECATOR_CHRIII.G10816.T2), with amino-acid sequence MYTTVKPALSEILTLLHKLVAQRRRNGRSNGMSTCSKTSTIFLTTTTAKVPVRCSAIFEKEKEVKALLDLKAAEAMSDVGVKFDLPSTPSPEEEVFLPPAPLLAGAHVAGLQSYREKYRSSINNSDAFWKSVAEELHFSQGTSKGLEWNFDAKRGDVFCRFMDGAKTNISYNCLERNIKRGYGNKVAYIWEGNEPSDGFKITYSELHSQVVNFSAVLRGHGVRKGDVVALYLPMITELAVAMLACARIGAMHSVVFAGFSASSLGARIIDANCCVLVTADGFFRGKKYINLKGIASEAVRIASEGGVNMKSVIIVSHQKRVTVPEGCDSPKEIAMGPNDFNYTVEMAKYKDVNSPVEWMDAESPLFLLYTSGSTGKPKGIQHSTAGYMVYAYFTTKCSFDAHPDEDVYWCTADCGWITGHTYLLYGPLMNGLTSVWFEGVPTHPAPDRMWAVTDKYQVNKLYTSPTAIRALMAMGDEHVKKHSRASLELLGTVGEPINPAAWKWLYNVVGNEKCAIVDTFWQTETGGHMITPLPGATPMKPGSATFPFFGVNPVILDSEGRVIEGPGEGNLCFDRAWPGMLRTVFGDHDRFIKTYFAPFNGYYFTGDGARRDEDGYLWITGRVDDLMNVSGHLLSTAEIESALVAHDKVAEAAVVAAPHDIKGSFPYAFVTLNNGEKMSPSLALELKNMVRKKIGAIAVPEVIQSAPGLPKTRSGKVTRRILRKIAEGCESGMGDTTTLVDEEVIKHLIAGRVHG; translated from the exons ATGTACACCACGGTCAAACCAGCGCTCAGCGAAATTCTAACCCTCCTTCACAAATTAGTTGCTCAGAGAAGACGAAACGG GCGAAGTAACGGAATGAGTACCTGCAGTAAAACCTCGACAATTTTCCTGACCACTACAACAGCTAAGGTGCCTGTGCGTTGTTCCGCGatctttgaaaaagagaaggaagtaAAG GCGTTGCTAGACTTAAAAGCAGCCGAAGCTATGTCCGACGTCGGTGTGAAGTTCGACCTTCCCTCTACTCCCTCTCCTGAAGAGGAG GTATTCCTACCCCCTGCACCTCTTCTTGCTGGAGCACATGTCGCTGGACTTCAATCCTACCGTGAGAAGTATCGATCCTCCATCAACAATTCTGATGCCTTCTGGAAAAGTGTGGCAGAGGAACTTCATTTCTCGCAAGGAACTTCCAAG GGATTGGAGTGGAATTTTGATGCGAAGAGAGGTGATGTGTTTTGCCGCTTCATGGATGGAGCAAAGACAAATATTTCTTACAACTGTCTAGAACGTAACATAAAGCGTGGTTATGGCAATAAG GTTGCCTACATTTGGGAAGGAAACGAACCCTCTGACGGATTCAAAATCACCTACAGCGAACTCCACTCCCAG GTTGTCAATTTTTCCGCTGTTTTACGAGGTCATGGTGTACGGAAAGGAGATGTTGTAGCCCTTTACCTCCCAATGATCACTGAGTTAGCTGTGGCAATGCTTGCATGTGCCCGAATTG GGGCCATGCATTCGGTGGTTTTTGCTGGCTTTTCCGCCTCTTCCTTAGGTGCAAGAATTATTGATGCCAA TTGCTGTGTCCTCGTAACTGCTGATGGATTCTTCCGAGGCAAGAAATATATAAATCTGAAGGGAATTGCTAGTGAAGCTGTAAGAATAGCATCGGAAGGTGGTGTGAACATGAAATCTGTCATCATCGTCTCTCATCAAAAACGTGTAACTGTTCCGGAAGGTTGCGACTCTCCCAAG GAAATAGCGATGGGACCCAATGATTTTAACTATACTGTAGAAATGGCCAAATATAAAGACGTTAATTCGCCTGTGGAGTGGATGGATGCAGAAAgccctctttttttgttgtatacGTC CGGTTCAACAGGAAAACCAAAGGGAATTCAACATTCGACCGCTGGTTACATGGTGTATGCTTATTTCACGACAAAGTGCAGCTTTGATGCACATCCAGACGAAGACGTCTACTGGTGTACAGCCGACTGTGGTTGGATAACTGGGCACAC GTATTTGTTGTATGGTCCATTGATGAATGGCTTAACTAGCGTATGGTTTGAAGGTGTGCCGACCCATCCTGCCCCCGATAGGATGTGGGCGGTTACCGACAAGTACCAG GTGAACAAACTCTACACTTCGCCCACGGCCATACGCGCCTTGATGGCAATGGGAGACGAGCATGttaaaaa GCATTCACGTGCTTCTTTGGAACTTTTGGGAACAGTGGGTGAGCCTATTAATCCTGCGGCTTGGAAATGGCTTTACAATGTGGTAGGCAATGAGAAATGCGCCATCGTGGACACATTCTGGCAGACCGAAACA GGAGGGCACATGATAACACCATTGCCTGGTGCTACTCCAATGAAGCCTGGATCTGcaacatttcctttctttggaGTCAATCCAGTCATTCTCGACTCTGAAGGACGTGTCATCGAAGGACCTGGTGAAGGAAATCTCTGTTTCGATAGAGCATGGCCAGGAATGCTCCGCACTGTGTTTGGCGATCATGACAG GTTCATCAAGACGTACTTCGCACCATTCAATGGGTATTATTTTACTGGTGATGGCGCACGTCGTGATGAAGATGGATACTTGTGGATAACAGGTCGCGTTGATGATTTAATGAATGTTTCTGGTCATCTACTGTCCACTGCCGAAATCGAAAGCGCGTTGGTGGCACATGATAAG GTTGCCGAAGCAGCGGTTGTCGCTGCTCCCCATGACATCAAAGGCTCGTTCCCGTACGCGTTTGTGACTCTGAACAACGGTGAGAAAATGAGTCCTTCGCTGGCTCTGGAGCTGAAGAACATGGTGCGTAAGAAAATTGGAGCCATTGCGGTGCCCGAAGTGATCCAGTCAGCCCCTGGTCTGCCAAAAACTCGTTCTGGAAAGGTGACTCGCCGCATTCTTCGTAAGATTGCCGAGGGCTGCGAGTCAGGAATGGGCGACACTACAACTCTAGTCGATGAAGAAGTAATCAAACATCTCATTGCTGGACGCGTCCACGGCTGA
- a CDS encoding hypothetical protein (NECATOR_CHRIII.G10816.T5): MGLLWPDGRWKTLRNRPSASQDFHYSGVDKMSELVGGWWAEEGKASKTLFIGMALLDLKAAEAMSDVGVKFDLPSTPSPEEEVFLPPAPLLAGAHVAGLQSYREKYRSSINNSDAFWKSVAEELHFSQGTSKGLEWNFDAKRGDVFCRFMDGAKTNISYNCLERNIKRGYGNKVAYIWEGNEPSDGFKITYSELHSQVVNFSAVLRGHGVRKGDVVALYLPMITELAVAMLACARIGAMHSVVFAGFSASSLGARIIDANCCVLVTADGFFRGKKYINLKGIASEAVRIASEGGVNMKSVIIVSHQKRVTVPEGCDSPKEIAMGPNDFNYTVEMAKYKDVNSPVEWMDAESPLFLLYTSGSTGKPKGIQHSTAGYMVYAYFTTKCSFDAHPDEDVYWCTADCGWITGHTYLLYGPLMNGLTSVWFEGVPTHPAPDRMWAVTDKYQVNKLYTSPTAIRALMAMGDEHVKKHSRASLELLGTVGEPINPAAWKWLYNVVGNEKCAIVDTFWQTETGGHMITPLPGATPMKPGSATFPFFGVNPVILDSEGRVIEGPGEGNLCFDRAWPGMLRTVFGDHDRFIKTYFAPFNGYYFTGDGARRDEDGYLWITGRVDDLMNVSGHLLSTAEIESALVAHDKVAEAAVVAAPHDIKGSFPYAFVTLNNGEKMSPSLALELKNMVRKKIGAIAVPEVIQSAPGLPKTRSGKVTRRILRKIAEGCESGMGDTTTLVDEELIS, encoded by the exons GCGTTGCTAGACTTAAAAGCAGCCGAAGCTATGTCCGACGTCGGTGTGAAGTTCGACCTTCCCTCTACTCCCTCTCCTGAAGAGGAG GTATTCCTACCCCCTGCACCTCTTCTTGCTGGAGCACATGTCGCTGGACTTCAATCCTACCGTGAGAAGTATCGATCCTCCATCAACAATTCTGATGCCTTCTGGAAAAGTGTGGCAGAGGAACTTCATTTCTCGCAAGGAACTTCCAAG GGATTGGAGTGGAATTTTGATGCGAAGAGAGGTGATGTGTTTTGCCGCTTCATGGATGGAGCAAAGACAAATATTTCTTACAACTGTCTAGAACGTAACATAAAGCGTGGTTATGGCAATAAG GTTGCCTACATTTGGGAAGGAAACGAACCCTCTGACGGATTCAAAATCACCTACAGCGAACTCCACTCCCAG GTTGTCAATTTTTCCGCTGTTTTACGAGGTCATGGTGTACGGAAAGGAGATGTTGTAGCCCTTTACCTCCCAATGATCACTGAGTTAGCTGTGGCAATGCTTGCATGTGCCCGAATTG GGGCCATGCATTCGGTGGTTTTTGCTGGCTTTTCCGCCTCTTCCTTAGGTGCAAGAATTATTGATGCCAA TTGCTGTGTCCTCGTAACTGCTGATGGATTCTTCCGAGGCAAGAAATATATAAATCTGAAGGGAATTGCTAGTGAAGCTGTAAGAATAGCATCGGAAGGTGGTGTGAACATGAAATCTGTCATCATCGTCTCTCATCAAAAACGTGTAACTGTTCCGGAAGGTTGCGACTCTCCCAAG GAAATAGCGATGGGACCCAATGATTTTAACTATACTGTAGAAATGGCCAAATATAAAGACGTTAATTCGCCTGTGGAGTGGATGGATGCAGAAAgccctctttttttgttgtatacGTC CGGTTCAACAGGAAAACCAAAGGGAATTCAACATTCGACCGCTGGTTACATGGTGTATGCTTATTTCACGACAAAGTGCAGCTTTGATGCACATCCAGACGAAGACGTCTACTGGTGTACAGCCGACTGTGGTTGGATAACTGGGCACAC GTATTTGTTGTATGGTCCATTGATGAATGGCTTAACTAGCGTATGGTTTGAAGGTGTGCCGACCCATCCTGCCCCCGATAGGATGTGGGCGGTTACCGACAAGTACCAG GTGAACAAACTCTACACTTCGCCCACGGCCATACGCGCCTTGATGGCAATGGGAGACGAGCATGttaaaaa GCATTCACGTGCTTCTTTGGAACTTTTGGGAACAGTGGGTGAGCCTATTAATCCTGCGGCTTGGAAATGGCTTTACAATGTGGTAGGCAATGAGAAATGCGCCATCGTGGACACATTCTGGCAGACCGAAACA GGAGGGCACATGATAACACCATTGCCTGGTGCTACTCCAATGAAGCCTGGATCTGcaacatttcctttctttggaGTCAATCCAGTCATTCTCGACTCTGAAGGACGTGTCATCGAAGGACCTGGTGAAGGAAATCTCTGTTTCGATAGAGCATGGCCAGGAATGCTCCGCACTGTGTTTGGCGATCATGACAG GTTCATCAAGACGTACTTCGCACCATTCAATGGGTATTATTTTACTGGTGATGGCGCACGTCGTGATGAAGATGGATACTTGTGGATAACAGGTCGCGTTGATGATTTAATGAATGTTTCTGGTCATCTACTGTCCACTGCCGAAATCGAAAGCGCGTTGGTGGCACATGATAAG GTTGCCGAAGCAGCGGTTGTCGCTGCTCCCCATGACATCAAAGGCTCGTTCCCGTACGCGTTTGTGACTCTGAACAACGGTGAGAAAATGAGTCCTTCGCTGGCTCTGGAGCTGAAGAACATGGTGCGTAAGAAAATTGGAGCCATTGCGGTGCCCGAAGTGATCCAGTCAGCCCCTGGTCTGCCAAAAACTCGTTCTGGAAAGGTGACTCGCCGCATTCTTCGTAAGATTGCCGAGGGCTGCGAGTCAGGAATGGGCGACACTACAACTCTAGTCGATGAAGAA CTCATTTCATAA
- a CDS encoding hypothetical protein (NECATOR_CHRIII.G10817.T1), translating to MSFGFTFINLEEFESVETEVMEVLDDEGSVGSWHMAPLMEGHATELLDRFCTTTIVATHLKLNSGQTSTRSVAFELRVTSAL from the exons ATGTCGTTTGGTTTCACTTTCATCAACTTGGAGGAATTTGAATCGGTTGAGACAGAAGTCATGGAAGTTTTGGACGACGAAG GTTCCGTTGGCTCTTGGCACATGGCTCCGTTAATGGAAGGACATGCTACTGAGTTGCTGGACAGATTCTGTACAACAACCATCGTTGCCACTCATCTTAAGCTGAATTCTGGGCAAACTTCAACACGTAGCGTCGCCTTTGAGTTGCGTGTTACAAGCGCTTTGTGA